A window from Flavobacterium sp. 83 encodes these proteins:
- a CDS encoding T9SS type B sorting domain-containing protein translates to MKYGALFFLLVLFFTPSAFAQKEAANWYFGVRAGLDFNSGSPVTLTNGQLNTAEGCTTISDKNGNLLFYTDGSVVYDKSHQVMPNGYGLLGHNSSTQSAIIVPKPNNPNLYYIFTVDQPLPANVDDDPLNDEDPPNNGLNYSLVDLRLNNGLGDVSIKEKNIPLITYDVNNDEDVKFKCSEKITAVQHGDGVSFWVITHFKNIFYSFKISNQGVDKKPIQTTTPLNVPLGGYHSNAIGYIKTSPNGKKIAIANSSLKSTNELGPKGEIRRNTGNVWLFDFDAVTGKISNGFSILSGTNPYGIEFSAKSKKLYVTVNRFDSGGVSLGSSLVQFDLKSPNIIGTQTTINTSTNVAGALQLALDEKIYRAGYPFGVDVSNKLSVINNPELDGSKCNYIQNGIDLGTGKAKLGLPPFITSLFLYAFSYEFNCFGQSTHFYINSVEKVDAVLWDFGDGTTSTNRDSYHTYIKAGDYKVTLIKTVNGEQREPLDKIITIYEVPKILSTPFKLVQCDTQDNLPTDGLATFNLALANEPISLGQKDFEVYYYHSVSDANNDYNNILSIPVNYRNSIPDEILIAKITQPNSNCYSIGSVILHANKSILLLPEDMHECDLGQGKGLFNLKEKKNLIKTELNLPSGVRLYFYTNEDEASLGTNELEEHYTSVSRTIFLRAENDEGCYGNGHFEIIVEPTPKINILENRILCEGITNPSIVLDAGILAPATTDDFTYTWSTGETTPTILVNNPGEYNVMVTNKSGCSTTRKCIVTLSYLAKINNIIIQDLQPENQVIIEVVNPNDYRYMIHFQDGSETPFQNSAIFENLPGGFHELIIENINGCGQKIKSFAVLDAPKFFTPNDDGYNDYWNLKGINFPIYKNATIYIFDRYGKLLRQLSPSSPGWDGTFHKEPLPADDYWFTIKLEDGREAKGHFSLKR, encoded by the coding sequence ATGAAATACGGTGCATTATTTTTCCTGTTAGTTCTATTTTTTACTCCATCTGCTTTTGCACAAAAAGAAGCGGCAAACTGGTACTTTGGAGTTAGAGCTGGTTTAGATTTTAATTCTGGAAGCCCTGTTACCCTAACAAACGGTCAATTAAATACTGCCGAAGGATGCACAACTATTTCTGACAAAAACGGAAATTTACTTTTTTATACAGATGGATCGGTGGTATATGACAAATCCCATCAGGTAATGCCAAATGGTTATGGTTTACTGGGACATAATTCAAGTACACAATCAGCTATTATAGTTCCAAAACCGAACAATCCCAATTTATATTATATTTTCACCGTAGATCAACCACTTCCTGCAAATGTAGATGATGATCCTTTAAATGATGAAGATCCTCCCAATAATGGATTAAACTACTCTTTAGTTGATTTAAGATTAAATAATGGATTAGGAGATGTTTCCATTAAGGAAAAAAACATACCTCTTATAACCTATGATGTAAATAATGATGAGGATGTAAAATTTAAATGTTCCGAAAAAATCACAGCAGTTCAACATGGAGATGGTGTTTCTTTTTGGGTTATTACCCATTTTAAAAATATTTTTTATTCCTTCAAAATAAGTAATCAAGGTGTTGATAAAAAACCTATACAAACAACTACACCATTAAATGTACCTTTAGGAGGATATCATTCAAATGCAATAGGTTATATAAAAACATCTCCAAATGGAAAAAAAATAGCTATTGCTAATTCCTCCTTGAAATCAACTAATGAGTTAGGGCCAAAAGGAGAAATTAGAAGAAATACTGGTAATGTATGGTTGTTTGATTTTGATGCCGTCACAGGAAAAATAAGTAATGGGTTTTCAATTCTTAGCGGAACCAATCCTTATGGAATAGAATTTTCGGCAAAATCTAAAAAATTATATGTGACAGTAAATCGATTTGATAGTGGAGGTGTTTCTTTAGGAAGTTCACTAGTTCAATTTGACCTGAAAAGCCCCAATATTATTGGAACACAAACCACAATCAACACATCTACAAATGTTGCTGGTGCTTTACAATTAGCATTAGATGAAAAAATATATCGCGCTGGATATCCTTTTGGAGTTGATGTTAGCAACAAATTGTCGGTAATAAATAATCCAGAATTAGATGGATCTAAGTGTAATTACATACAGAATGGAATAGATTTAGGTACAGGTAAGGCTAAATTAGGTTTACCTCCATTCATCACTTCATTATTTTTATATGCGTTTAGCTATGAATTTAATTGTTTTGGTCAATCAACACACTTTTACATCAATTCTGTTGAAAAGGTAGACGCTGTTCTTTGGGATTTCGGAGATGGAACCACCTCTACAAATAGAGATTCATATCATACTTATATAAAAGCAGGTGATTATAAAGTAACTTTAATAAAAACTGTAAATGGAGAACAAAGAGAACCATTAGATAAAATAATTACCATCTATGAAGTTCCCAAAATACTTTCGACACCTTTTAAATTGGTTCAATGTGATACACAAGATAATTTACCCACAGATGGATTAGCAACATTCAATTTGGCTTTAGCCAATGAACCAATTAGTTTAGGACAAAAAGATTTTGAAGTATATTACTATCATAGCGTAAGCGATGCAAATAATGATTATAATAACATCCTATCTATTCCAGTAAATTACCGTAACAGTATTCCTGACGAGATTTTAATTGCAAAAATTACTCAACCCAACTCTAACTGTTATAGTATTGGATCGGTTATTTTACATGCCAATAAAAGCATTTTATTACTACCTGAAGACATGCACGAATGTGATCTTGGTCAAGGAAAAGGTTTATTCAATTTGAAAGAGAAAAAAAACTTAATAAAAACTGAATTGAATTTACCTTCAGGTGTCCGTTTATATTTTTATACCAATGAAGATGAAGCATCATTAGGAACCAATGAACTAGAAGAACATTACACATCAGTTTCAAGAACAATATTTCTTCGAGCTGAGAACGATGAAGGTTGTTATGGAAATGGGCATTTTGAAATTATAGTAGAACCAACTCCAAAAATTAATATTTTAGAAAACAGAATTCTTTGTGAAGGAATTACAAACCCTTCGATAGTATTAGATGCTGGAATATTGGCACCCGCAACAACAGACGATTTCACTTATACATGGTCAACTGGCGAAACGACTCCTACCATATTAGTAAACAATCCTGGAGAATATAACGTTATGGTAACAAATAAATCAGGTTGTTCTACAACCCGAAAATGTATTGTAACATTGTCTTATTTAGCAAAAATAAACAATATAATCATTCAAGATTTACAACCAGAAAACCAAGTTATAATTGAGGTAGTTAACCCAAATGATTACAGATATATGATTCATTTTCAGGACGGCTCTGAAACACCTTTTCAAAATTCAGCAATTTTTGAAAACCTACCGGGTGGTTTTCATGAATTGATAATAGAAAACATTAATGGATGCGGCCAAAAAATAAAAAGTTTTGCTGTATTAGATGCTCCTAAATTTTTTACTCCAAATGACGATGGATACAATGATTATTGGAACCTAAAAGGAATAAACTTTCCTATATATAAAAATGCGACTATATATATATTTGACCGATACGGAAAATTACTACGTCAACTATCACCTTCAAGCCCCGGTTGGGATGGTACTTTTCACAAAGAACCATTACCTGCTGACGATT